A region of the Vicinamibacteria bacterium genome:
GATTTGCCATTGACAGGGGCGGCGACCGGGGAGTAGCCTCGCTCCATCCAACCGCCGCAACGGGCCCCGGTGAGGGGGGAGCATGGCCAGTACCAGACTGTTCGTGGGGAATATTCCCTATACGACCACGGAACAAGAGCTCCGGGACATGTTCGCGCGCGCGGGGGGCGTCGCGAGCGTCCGCATCATCACCGACTTCGACACTGCCCGCTCCAAGGGCTACGCCTTTGTGGAGATGGCCACCCCCGAGGACGCGGAAAAGGCCATCCACGACCTCAACAACTTCAACCTGAACGGCCGCACGATC
Encoded here:
- a CDS encoding RNA-binding protein, giving the protein MASTRLFVGNIPYTTTEQELRDMFARAGGVASVRIITDFDTARSKGYAFVEMATPEDAEKAIHDLNNFNLNGRTIVVNEARPRAGGGRRDQGR